The Psychroflexus sp. ALD_RP9 region CGTCATGGTTTTTACGTTAGTACACGTTTGGCCGACCGACTTGGTATGAAAGTAAAGTCGGTGCGTTTATTTTTTATTTATGCTTCATTTGCCACTTTTGGTGCTGGTTTTGTGATGTATTTAACCTTAGCTTTTTGGTTGAAATTGAAAGATTTAGTTTACACCAAGCGCACGTCAGTATTTGATTTGTAGATTGCACTTAGATCGCTTATTTATGTTGATGATATAAATAGCTTTGTTAAAAGCTAAATTAAAATTGAAGTTGTATCAACAAATTCTTAACACTAAGTTTATAAACTCCTATTTTTTGTAGACTAATTCAAACATTTTTATATATTGCGGTGTCTTTTTAATCAAAATGCAAACTCCATGATTTATAGAAATTTATTGGTATTATTTAGCTTTTTGTTAGGTTTTGCCAATTATGCCCAAGAACTTAAGGTCACCCCTAAAGCTATTAACCCATCTGATGAAATAAATGATGGCCAAATTGAATTAAAAGTTACAGGTGGCGAAACGCCTTACAGTTACAAATGGTCTAATCAAGAAACACCATTATCATCTAGTGTTTCGTCGGGTTTAGTTGAGGGAAATCCGTATACTATTATTGTTTCTGATGCATCAGGATTATCTAAAACTGTAAGCGTTGAAATACCAGCAGAATCAATTACAGAACATTTCAACTCCACTTTTAAACCTATTGTAGATCAAATGGGCTCTGTTTTATTTTGGGATCCATTTGCAGCGATTGGTATTTATGACCCTGTTGTTTACGCCAACAAAAAAATCATGTTTGCTCCAGGTTGGAGTGCTGAGACCACTAATAAGTTTGTTTTAAAAAAATGGTTGGTCGAGAAAAATACACATGTTGATCAAGGCCAAGCCATTGCAGTAATTTCTCGTGGCGATTTAGGAGATGTCACTGTAAAAGCAGAAGCTTCAGGTAAAATAAAACATTTAGTTGATGAAGGCAGTTCAATTTTCAATCCAGAAAACCCTGAAGATGTGATTCAGCAAAATGCCCATAAATTTGCTAGTATTGTATATGATGAACCTGTTGCTTTGCTACATCCTAATGGTGATCAACAAACTAAAGGAATACCTTTTATTGTGGTCTGGTTAATTTTAGGAGCAGCCTTTTTTACATTCAGAATGGGTTTTATTAATGTGAGAGGTTTTAAACATGCCTTACAATTAGCTAAAGGTAAATTTGATGACCCTAAAGCGCCAGGAAGAATTACCCATTTTCAAGCCTTGTCTACAGCTGTTTCGGCGACTGTAGGTTTAGGAAATATCGCAGGTGTAGCTGTGGCTATTTCATTAGGCGGAGCTGGAGCAACCTTTTGGATGATTTTAGCAGGTTTACTTGGGATGTCATCTAAATTTGTTGAATGTACTTTAGGTGTTAAGTACAGGTTTATCAATAAGGAAGGCCGAATTTTTGGTGGACCTATGAATTATCTGCGTTATGGTTTAGAGAAGAAAAACTTAAGTAAGCTAGGTAAATTTTTAGCAGGTTTATTTGCAATCCTAGCTATTGGAGCCTCTTTTGGTGGTGGTAATATGTTCCAAGCCAATCAGTCTTTTGCTATACTTTCAGAGCAAATTCCTTTTTTACAAGGTAATGGTTTTGCTTTTGGTGTCTTTTTAGCGGTATTGGTAGGTGTCGTTATTATTGGAGGTATTAATTCAATTGCTAATGTTACTGGAAAAGTTGTTCCAGTTATGGCAGCCGTATATGTTCTAGGTGCATTGGTTGTTATTGGTATAAATATTGGAAATATAGGGCCAGCATTTAGTGCTATTATCGATGGTGCATTTTCTCCAAGTGCCTTAAAAGGAGGATTTATAGGTGTTTTAATTGTTGGTTTTCAAAGAGCAGCATTCTCTAACGAAGCCGGTGTAGGTTCAGCAGCTATTGCTCACTCAGCTGCTAAAACTAATCATCCACCTTCTGAAGGTTTTGTGGCTTTGCTTGAACCTTTCATAGATACCGTTGTGGTTTGTACGCTCACCGCTTTAGTTTTAATTTTTACGGGAATGCATGAGGTTGAAGGTGTTTCAGGTGTTGAATTAACAACCAATGCATTTGGTAGTGTTATTTCATGGTTTCCTTATGTGTTAGCCTTAGCCGTATTCTTATTTGCATTTTCAACGATGATTTCTTGGTCGTATTATGGTATGAGAGCTTGGTCTTATGTATTTGGTCGTGGTAAAAAGACAGAGTTAGCCTATAAAATTCTTTTCTTATTATTTGTAATTTTAGGTGCTTCTGTAAGTTTAGGCGCTGTGCTTGATTTTTCAGATATGATGATTTTAGCGATGTCTTTCCCTAATATTATTGGCCTATACATTTTATCTGGTGAGGTAAGAAAAGATTTAAGAAATTATGTAGCCGATTTAAAAGCAGGAAAACTGTTTAGCAGAGAGGCGAGATAAAATATTTAATTATGAAACCTCAAAAATCCCAATTGGTCTGGACAACATCTGATCGGATTGGGATTTTTGCGTTATTGATTATTATCGGCGGGTTAATTATAAGCGTATATTTTATAAAACAAAGCGAAACCACAGCTGATTTTAGAGTTGATGAAACCTCTCATCAAAATGTACTTCAAATTGTAGATTCGTTAAAAAATAAACAAAATCAGCAAAAATCTTTCAAAATATATCCGTTTAACCCTAATTTTATAACTGATTATAAGGCTTACACCCTAAACATGCCAACCATAGCTTTTGATAAATTACAAGCTTATAGAAAAAAAGGGATGTGGATTAATTCAAAAGCTGAGTTTCAAAAAGTAACAGGTGTAAGTGAAGCTTGGATGAAAGCTTATGCAGGATATTTTAAATTTCCAGATTGGGTTGTTAAACAACAAAAACGAAAATTAAAGCAAAAGCTTGCGAAAAAGGAATTGAGTTATGATGATAAAAAAGATTTAAACTTAGCAACTATCGATGATTTAACAAATATTAAAGGCGTTGGAGATTATTATGCTAAAAAAATTATTGAAAGACGTGAACGTTTAGATGGCTTTAGAGGCGATGTTCAATTAAAAGACGTTTACGGATTAAGTTATGAAGTCGAAAACGAAATTATGAAATATTTTACCGTTAAAACTTCAACTGATGCCGAATTAATAGATGTTAATAAAGCATCGATTATTCAACTCGAACAAATTCCATATTTTGATTATGAAATGGCTAGGAAGATTTTCAATTTTATAAGATTAAGAGAAGGGATTTCAAATTTTGAAGAGCTAAATAAAATCAAAGGTTTTCCAACATATAAAATACCACAAATAAAATTATATTTAAATATACAGTAATATATGAACACATTATACTTTACAGAAGAACACGAGTTATTTAGAGAAAGTTTGAGAGACTTTTTGCAAAAAGAAGTTGTACCACATCTTGGTAAATGGGAAGAAGAAGGGACAATCGAGCGTTTTATTTGGGAGAAATTTGGTGAAATGGGTTATTTTGGTGTTGCCTATCCAGAAAAATATGGCGGTATGGATTTAGATTTGTTTTATACTGTTATACTTTTAGAAGAATTACAGCGTATTAATTCTGGTGGATTTGCAGCTGCTATTTGGGCACATGCTTATTTAGCTATGACACACTTAAATAAAGAAGGCAGCGAAGCGATTAAAGAAAAATACCTAGCTAAATCAATTTCAGGTGAAATGATAGGCTGTCTGTGTATTACAGAACCTTTTGGAGGGTCTGATGTTGCCGCAATGCGAACTACTGCTAAAGAAACCGAAGATGGTTTTGTGCTTAACGGTTCTAAAACATTTATTACTAATGGTGTTTATTCAGATTACTTGGTTGTAGCTGCCAAAACAGCTCCAGAATTAGGTGGGAAAGGAATTAGTATTTTTGTTGTTGATCGTGATACTCCGGGAATAAATGCCACAAAACTTAATAAATTAGGCTGGAGAGCTTCTGATACAGCAGAAATTTCGTTTGATAATGTAAAGATTCCCAAGTCTCATTTAATGGGTGAAAAAAATATGGGATTCCCATATATTATGCAGCATTTTGCCTTAGAGCGTCTTATCATGGGTGTAAACGCACATGCTAGGGCAGAGTATGCTATTGAATACACCTTACAATACATGAGTGAACGTGAAGCCTTTGGAAAATCAATCAATCAGTTTCAAGCTTTACGCCATCGTTTAGTGGAGCATGCAACTGAAGTAGAAGTTTGTAAAACATTTAATTATACAACAATCAAGCGCTTAGATGCTGGCGAGTATGTTGTAAAAGAAGCTACAATGTCTAAATTAAAATCGACCAAAGTTGCTGATGAAGCTATTTATGATTGTCTACAATTTTTAGGTGGTTATGGTTACATAGAAGAGTATCCACTTGCAAGAATGTTTAGAGACAGTAGGTTAGGACCAATCGGAGGCGGAACCTCAGAAATTTTAAAAGAAATTTTATCTAAGATGATCATTGATCAAAAAAATTACAAGCCAGCAACCTAAATAGGCTTTAAAAGACAGTATAAGATAACATCCAATAGTTTTCTGTTGGATGTTTTTTATTACCTTTATATTTTAAGTATGCTGAATAAATTTTTTGAATATCTTGAGTTTGAAAAGAAATATGCAAAGCACACATTGGTTGCCTATCAATCAGATTTAAGGGCTTTCACAGAATTTTTAAAAACTGAGTTTGATACAGATCAATTAACCTCTGTTAGTTATCCACTTATTCGTTCATGGATTATTCATTTATCTGAACTTAACTACTCAACCTCATCTATTAATCGAAAACTTACAGCAGTAAAAGCCTATTATAATTTCCTGTTGAAATTAGGAGAGATAACAGTGAACCCTATGCAGAAGCATAAGGCCTTAAAACAGGCTAAAAAACAACAGTTAGCTTTCAGTAAAACTGAAGTTTCTGAAGTAATGAAAGTTTTTGATACTTCAACTTTTTCAGGAACACGCGACCAATTAGTTGT contains the following coding sequences:
- a CDS encoding PspC family transcriptional regulator — translated: MTLVKQLRFFFERHGFYVSTRLADRLGMKVKSVRLFFIYASFATFGAGFVMYLTLAFWLKLKDLVYTKRTSVFDL
- a CDS encoding amino acid carrier protein, yielding MIYRNLLVLFSFLLGFANYAQELKVTPKAINPSDEINDGQIELKVTGGETPYSYKWSNQETPLSSSVSSGLVEGNPYTIIVSDASGLSKTVSVEIPAESITEHFNSTFKPIVDQMGSVLFWDPFAAIGIYDPVVYANKKIMFAPGWSAETTNKFVLKKWLVEKNTHVDQGQAIAVISRGDLGDVTVKAEASGKIKHLVDEGSSIFNPENPEDVIQQNAHKFASIVYDEPVALLHPNGDQQTKGIPFIVVWLILGAAFFTFRMGFINVRGFKHALQLAKGKFDDPKAPGRITHFQALSTAVSATVGLGNIAGVAVAISLGGAGATFWMILAGLLGMSSKFVECTLGVKYRFINKEGRIFGGPMNYLRYGLEKKNLSKLGKFLAGLFAILAIGASFGGGNMFQANQSFAILSEQIPFLQGNGFAFGVFLAVLVGVVIIGGINSIANVTGKVVPVMAAVYVLGALVVIGINIGNIGPAFSAIIDGAFSPSALKGGFIGVLIVGFQRAAFSNEAGVGSAAIAHSAAKTNHPPSEGFVALLEPFIDTVVVCTLTALVLIFTGMHEVEGVSGVELTTNAFGSVISWFPYVLALAVFLFAFSTMISWSYYGMRAWSYVFGRGKKTELAYKILFLLFVILGASVSLGAVLDFSDMMILAMSFPNIIGLYILSGEVRKDLRNYVADLKAGKLFSREAR
- a CDS encoding ComEA family DNA-binding protein; this translates as MKPQKSQLVWTTSDRIGIFALLIIIGGLIISVYFIKQSETTADFRVDETSHQNVLQIVDSLKNKQNQQKSFKIYPFNPNFITDYKAYTLNMPTIAFDKLQAYRKKGMWINSKAEFQKVTGVSEAWMKAYAGYFKFPDWVVKQQKRKLKQKLAKKELSYDDKKDLNLATIDDLTNIKGVGDYYAKKIIERRERLDGFRGDVQLKDVYGLSYEVENEIMKYFTVKTSTDAELIDVNKASIIQLEQIPYFDYEMARKIFNFIRLREGISNFEELNKIKGFPTYKIPQIKLYLNIQ
- a CDS encoding acyl-CoA dehydrogenase family protein → MNTLYFTEEHELFRESLRDFLQKEVVPHLGKWEEEGTIERFIWEKFGEMGYFGVAYPEKYGGMDLDLFYTVILLEELQRINSGGFAAAIWAHAYLAMTHLNKEGSEAIKEKYLAKSISGEMIGCLCITEPFGGSDVAAMRTTAKETEDGFVLNGSKTFITNGVYSDYLVVAAKTAPELGGKGISIFVVDRDTPGINATKLNKLGWRASDTAEISFDNVKIPKSHLMGEKNMGFPYIMQHFALERLIMGVNAHARAEYAIEYTLQYMSEREAFGKSINQFQALRHRLVEHATEVEVCKTFNYTTIKRLDAGEYVVKEATMSKLKSTKVADEAIYDCLQFLGGYGYIEEYPLARMFRDSRLGPIGGGTSEILKEILSKMIIDQKNYKPAT